The Deltaproteobacteria bacterium region TTCCGCCTTGGCCCGGATCGGGGCGGGCATGGCATCCTGGATCCACTGCCGCACCTCCTGGCGGAAGGCGAGCTGCTCGGGGGAGTAGGCGAGGTCCATCGGGGGGCTCCGTGGCTTGGGTTCCGGATGGGGCGCCAGGGCGCGCTGCTGGCAATTGCGGAACGGTCGCGGAGCATAACGGCCCCCCACTCCGTCTGCCCGAGCCCCGTGCCGGCGCCATCTTGCAGCGCTCCGGTGCGGGCGGCGGGTATGATGCCGGCGCACCGGAGCGCCCGGAGCCGTACCTGCATGGACCATCCCAACGTACAGCTCGCCCGCCGGCTGTGGGACGCGATCGCGCGCGGCGATGCCGACGGCGTGCGCGCCGGGCTCGCGCCCGACCTGGTCTGGCGCGCCACCGCGCGCGGCGCCCCCTGGTCCGGCGAACACCAGGGCGTCGACACGGCCATCGACATGCTGGCCCGTATCGGCGAGGCGACAGACGTCTTCGATGCCGACCTCGTCGACGTGCTCGCCAGCGACGAGCGGGTCGTGATCCTGTTCCGCGTGCACCTCGCGATCGGACCACGCCAGCTCGACCTCGACTACCTGATGCTCGGGCGGGTGGCTGGCGGGGTGATCCGGGACGTCCTCACCGCCCCCCTCGATCCCGAGGCGATCGAGGCCTTCTGGCAGGAAGGGACCGTGCGCTGAGGCCAAAGCCCCGCGCGAATCGCCGGATCGCCGGGACTGTCCCCGTCAGAAGAGGAGGACGGCGAGTTTGGCGAAGGCGGCGCCGACGAGTGCGGAGGCGGGCAGGGTGAGGATCCAGGCGGCGGCGATGTCGCGGGTGAGCCCCCACTTCACGGCCGACAGGCGCTCGGTGGCGCCGACGCCCATCACCGAGGTGGTGATCACGTGGGTCGTCGAGACGGGGAAGCCCATCCAGGCGGTTCCGAGCAGCACGCTCGAGGCGGCCGTCTCGGCCGCGAAGCCGTGGGCGGGCGTGAGCTTCACGAGCCGCATCCCGAGCGTGCGGATGATGCGCTTGCCGCCCGAGTAGGTGCCGGCGCCCATCACGAGCGCGCAGGCGAGCTTGACCCAGAACGGCACCTCCAGGTCCGGGATCGAGCCGCCCGCGAAGAGCGCGAGGGTGATGACGCCCATCGTCTTCTGGGCGTCGTTCGAGCCGTGGCTGAACGCCATGAGCGACGCCGAGGCGAGCTGCGCGATCCGGAAGCGCCGCATCAGCGGGCCCGGCTGCGCGTTCCGGAACAGCCACAGGATCCCGACCATCAGCGCGATGCCCACGGCGAAGCCGATCGCCGGGGCGAGCACGGTCGGGATCAGCACCTTGCGCACGATCCCGCCCCACAGCACCGAGTCGGCCCCCGCCGTGGCGAGCACGGCGCCCGCCACTCCCCCGATCAGGCAGTGCGAGGAGCTCGACGGGATCGCCCACCACCAGGTGAGCAGGTTCCAGGCGATCGCGCCCACCAGGCCCCCGAGCATCACCGGCGCCGTCACGGAGCCCGGGTCGACGATGCCGCTCGCGAGGGTGGCCGCGACGTGCGTCGAGACGAGCGCGCCGACCACGTTCAGCACGGCGGCCGCCGCCAGCGCGAGCTGGGGTGGCACCGCCCGGGTCGAGATCGAGGTGGCCACCGCGTTGGCGGCGTCGTGGAAGCCGTTGGTGTAGTCGAAGAAGAGCGCGGCGACGATGACCGCGACCAGCAGCGGTTCCATCAAGCGTTCTCGAGCACCACGCCTTCGATCAGGTTCGCGACGTCCTCGCAGCGGTCGATGGCAGCCTCGAGCTGCGCGTAGATCTCCTTCCACTTGATCAGGGTCTTCGCGTCCTGCTCCTCGGCGAACAGGCGCGCCGTGGCCGAGCGCAGCAGGCGGTCGTTCTGCTTCTCCACCTGCTTGACGGCGCGCGCCAGCTCCTCCGCCCGGGCCGGGGTGACCCGCTGCGCGAGGGCGTCGACCAGCGCCTTGGTGGCGTGCGTGGCATCGACGAGGTGCTGCGCCATCTCGAGCGCCTCGGGGCGCGAGAAGTGGATCTCGTACAGCCAGACGCAGCGGGCGGCCTCTTCGACGAGGTCGAGGATGTCGTCGAGGCGGCTCGCCAGGTCGTGGATGTCGCCGCGCTCGATGGGCGTCACGAACGAGGAGCGCAGGAGCTCCATGGTGGTCTGGCAGACGGCGTCGGCCTCGTGCTCGACGGCGCGGATGCGGGTCGCCTGCTCCTCGGCGTCGTCCGGCTTCGCGAGCAGCTCGGCGAGCATCGCTGCACCCTGGACGGCGAGTGCTGCGTGCTGCGAGAAGAGGTCGAAGAACTGGGGCTTCTTCGGGAGCAGGCGTCTCAGCACGGGATCTCCTCTAGAAGATCGCGATCGGGTTGACGGGGGAGGCGGTGCCGCGCGCGAGGACGAGCGGCGCCACGACGAGCTGGAAGGCGTGGCGCTGCTCCTCGCGGCAGGCCTCTGCGAGGGGGTCGAGGTCGAGGTTGTCGAGCAGGTGGAGGCCCATCGCCACGATCGCGACCGAGTGGATCGGGAGCGGGACGCCCTCGATCCCGGAGGGCACGACGTCCGAGACGCCGTCGCCGCCGAGGGCGGCCACGCGGCGCTCGAAGAGCCAGGGCAGGCAGCTCGCGTGCAGGCCCGCGATCCGCTCGCGGGCGTTCCATGCGCCGCGCGCGGCGCGCCGCGCCCAGCGCCCGGTGCGCACGAGGAGCACGTCGCCCGCCTCGACGCGCACGCCGGCGGCCGCCTCGGCGCGCTCGAGCTCGCCGGGGCCGATCGCCTCGCCGGGCTCGAGCCACGGCACGCCGCGCAGCGCCGGGACGTCGAGCAGCACGCCGCGGGAGACCACGCCGTCGCGCAGCGCGTCGATCGCGAGCGCGAGCGCGCCGTGGGCGGTGACGCGCTCGATCGGGTAGCCGTTGTAGAGGCGCCCCTCGTGGAAGATGTGGCAGAGCGCGTCGATGTGGCTCACCGCGAAGCCGTGCGGCGCCAGCGCGAAGTAGTCGCCGCCGAAGCCCTCGCTGGCGGTGCCCGCCATCAGGTGGACGACCGGGCGCTCGTTGTCGGCGGCGGGCTCGGTCGGGAGCGGCCGCGCGCAGCCGACGGTGCGCCCGCTGCGCACCAGCGCGGCGGCGGCCGCGCGCTTCCCGGGCGTGATCCAGCGCAGGGCGCCGAGCTGGTCGTCGCCACCCCAGCGCCCCCAGTTCGAGAGCGTGCGGTGGAAGGCGAGGACCTCGTCGGTGGCGAGCGCGGGCGCGGTCAGAGCTTCTCCGGGACGTCGAAGCGGCCGTGCATGTGCTCGGTCCAGATCGTCATCAGCGCGGGGCCGGGCAGACCGAGCGAGCGCAGGGCGTCCGCGACCGGATGGGGCCCGAGCTCGAGCCGGGCCCCTCCGAGGCGGATGCCGGTGCCGCTCCCGCCCTGGGTGAAGCGCGTGCGGTGGGCCACGCCCTCGATCTCGGTGTAGGTGACGGTCTCGGTGTCGGGCAGGGTGCGCGTCCCACCACGCGGGAGCGAGAGGGTGAGTGCGTGCTCGCCCTCCATCACGAGCCGGCAGCGCACGCGGTCGCTCTCGTAGCGGAAGTCGATCTCCTCGACGCTCTTCGGGAAGCCCCAGATCGTGCGGCCGGCTTCGCACGTGAAGCTCTGGTCGACGGGCAGCTTCCAGATGAAGGTGCCGAGGCGCCCGCCGACGAGCTCGCGCAGCGCGCCCACCCAGGGCAGCCCGCGCGGCGCGCCGCGCGGGCGCACGAAGCAGGTGATCGAGACCTCGTGGTAGTCGCCGAGGTCGTTGTCGCGGTAGTCGATCACGGCGATCCCGAAGGGCGTGCGGCCGGGCAGGACGGTGGCGACCTCGAAGGCGTCCGGCACGAGGCGCTGGACGGCGCGGGCCGGGAGCAGCCAGGTCGCGACCCCGGTCGAGGCATCGCGCACCTGGACCGGCATCGTGACGGTCCGGCCCTGGATCTGGTAGCGGGCGGGCTCGGGCACGAGGGGAGCATACACCCGGCGGCGCGCGAGCGAAGCGGGGAGATCAATCCGTGCGGCGCTCCCGGCGGCGGCGGAGCTGCTCCCGCTGCTCGGGCGTAAGCCGCTCCCAGCGCTCGCGGAGCTCCTGGCGGCGCTCGGGCGGGAGGTCGCGGAACCAGCGATAGCGGCGCCGGATGCGCTCGCGCTCCTCGGGCGGGGCCTCGCGCAGGCGCCGGAAGCGCTCGCGGATCCGCTCGCGCCGCTCGGGCGGGAGCGCGCGCCAGCGCTCGAGCCGCTGCTGGGCGCGCGCGCGCTGCTCGGGTGACATGCGCCGCCAGCGCTCGGCGCCGCGCAGGAGTCGCTCGCGCCGCTCGGGCGGGAGCGTGCTCCAGCGCTCCGCGAAGGGCGCGAGGAGCTCGCGGTCCTCCGGAGCCAGCGCGTCCCAATCCTGCGAGGGAGCCGGCGAGGAGGCCTGTGCGGCGGCGCGAAGCGGACCCGCCACGAGGAGGGTGGCCAGCAGGCCGAGGAAGGAGCGCCTAGTCATCGCTGCCTCGCGCCTCGTTCGCGCCGGCGGCGCCGGCGTCGCGAGGGCCGTCGTCGAGCTCGAACGGGTCGATCCCGCCGCCCGCGCCGTCGGAGAACTCGCCGAGGAACTCGAGCAGCTCGGGACTCGGGGCGTCCGAGGCTCGCGAGGGCTCTCCGGCGCCGGGCGGGGACAGCGGCTCGGCTGCCTCAGAGCGCGGCGTCCTCGGCGAGCCATCGGTAGAAGTCGAGGTCGTCATAGAGCTCCAGGTCGTCGGCGCTCGCGAGGAGCTCGACGTCGTCGAGCTCGACGGCGAGCTTGCCCTCGGTGTCCTCCCGCTGCCGCCAGGAGGCCACCACCAGCGCCAGCACGGCGGCGCCGGCGGCCGTCGCGACGAGGCCGCGCGGCGCCACGAAGGCGCGCCGGGTGGTGGCCGGCCTCTCGAGGGTCCCGAGCGCCCGCAGCCGCGCCGCGCGCAGGCGCGCTCGGGTCGTCTCGTCGAGCGCCGCCACGTCGTGGTCGAGCTGCGCGCGGGCGCGGGCGACGAGCGGAGGGTCGGGTTCGCGCTCGCTCATCGGATCCCGTCTCCCCAGCCGTCGCCCAGGTGGGCGCGCAGCGCCTGGATCGCGCGAAAGTAGTGGGTCTTGACGCTGCCCGTCGAGCAGCCCATCGCGTGGGCGGCCTCGGCGACGTCGAGCCCCTCCCAGGCGCGCAGGAGGAAGGCCTGGCGCTGGCGCAGCGGGAGTGCTTGGAGGGCGGCGTCGAGCTGGCGCCCGGCGTCGGCACGCAGGGCGAGCTCCGCGGGGCTCGCGCCCGCCGGATCGGCGGCCTCGGCACCGGGGTCGGGCGCGGGGGTGTCGCCGCGGCCGAGCAGGCCGCGAAACGGTGCGCGGAAGGCGCGCCGCCGCGCCCAGTCCCGGATCCGGTTCTGGAGGATCCGGTAGAAGAGCGGGCGCCACTCGGCCTCGGGCCGAGTGCTGTATCGCTGCACCAGCGCCGTCATCGCGTCCTGGACGAGGTCGAGAGCCTCGTCGGGGTCACGCGTGGCGAGCCGGGCCATGCGGAAGGCGCGGCGTTCGACGCCCGCGAGGAAGCGCTCCAGGTCCGCCCGCCGTTCCACCCCGTTGCGTACCCTTCCTCATGCCCGCACCGGCCCGGCCCGCAGCTTCGCACATCAGTCGCCGTGGCGACGATCGAAGCGGCGGTCGAAGCGATCGCCGCGCCGGTCGAGACGCCGCTCGACACGGTCGCCGCGGCGGTCGAGCCGGGCGTCGGCGCGGTTGCCGCGCCGCTCGAGCCAGGCCGCTCGCTGCGGGTGGCCGTTCTCCTCGGCGCGGGCAGCGCGCCGGTCGAAGCGGCTCTCGATGCGGTCGCCGCGCCGGTCGAGGCGCTGGTCGATGCGGTCGCCGCGCCGGTCGAGGCGGTGGTCGACCCGGTCGCCCAGGTCGGCGCGGGCGGCGGCAGGCGCAAGGCCGAGGGCGAGGAGCGTGGTGAGGGCGAAGAGCGAGGACTTCATGCGGATCTCCGGTTGCGAGCGGCGGGAGCGCCGCCCTTCTCCCCCTGCCAACGCGCGGGAGCGCGGGCGGTTGACGCGGGCGCCGGCGGGTGCGCGCCGCGACCGGCAGGGAAGACCGGAACTACCCGAGGCCCGAGCGGATCCGCTCGATCGCGGCCCGGCGCAGGGCGCGCTTGGTGAGCGCGTGGGCGCGGCCGGGGAGGGCGCCGAGGGCTGCGGCCGCCTCGAGCGCCGCTGCCTCCACCTGCTCGGGGGCGACCGCGCGATCGAGGAAGCCCGCCGCGACCGCGCCGTCCGGGTCGTAGATCTCGGCGAGCGCGGTGGCGCGCTGCAGGTGGCTCGCCGCCAGCCGCTCGCGTGCGAGCTCGATCGCGAAGGCGGGCAACGCGAGGCCGATCGCGACCTCGTTGAGGCCGATCTTGAAGGCGCCGGCCGCGCCGATGCGCAGGTCGGCGGCGCACAGCAGGACCGCGCCCATCGCGAGCGCGTGGCCGGTGCAGCCGATCACGACCGGCAGCGGCAGCTCGAAGAGGCGGAGCGCGAGGCGCGCGCCGCCCGTCACGAGCCGCGCAGTCGCCGCGCCGCCCTCGTTCATCACCGCGAGGTCGAAGCCGCCCGAGAAGCGGCCGGGCCGCCCGAGCAGCACGACCGCCCGGGCGTCCTTCTCGGCCGCGTCGAGCGCCGCGCCGAGCTCCTCGAGCATGGCGAACGAGAAGGCGTTGGCCTTCCCGTCGTCCATGCGCAGGATGGCGACGCCGTCCTGGATCTCGCAGCGGACGCCCAAGACGAGCTAGGCGCGTTCGAAGAGGGACGCGAAGCCCTGCCCGCCGCCCACGCACATCGTCACGATCCCGTAGCGGCCGCCGGTGCGCTGGAGCTGGCGGAGCAGGAGCCCGGTGAGCCGCGAGCCGGTCATGCCGTAGGGATGCCCGATCGCGATCGAGCCGCCGCAGGGGTTCAGCTTCTCGTTCGGGATCTCGAGCACGCGCTGGCAGTGCAGGAGCTGCGAGGCGAAGGCCTCGTTCAGCTCGACCACGTCGATGTCCTTCATCGTGAGGCCGTGGCGCTTCAGGAGCTTCGGCACCGCGAAGATCGGGCCGATCCCCATCTCCTCGGGGCCGCAGCCGGCCACCGCGCTGCCGCGGTAGACGCCGAGCGGCTGGAGACCGAGCTGCTTCGCGCGCTCCGCGCTCATCAGGAGCGTCGCCGAGGCGCCGTCGGAGAGCTGCGAGGCGTTGCCGGCCGTGATCGTCCCGTCGGGCTTGAACGCGGGCTTGAGCGCGCGCAGGCCCTCGATCGTGGTGTCGGGCCGGTTGCACTCGTCGCGGTCGACGGTGGCCTGCTCCTCGTAGGGCTCCTCGCCCTTCTTCTGGACCTTGCGGGTCACCGGCATCGGGACGATCTCCTCGCGGACCCATCCCTTGTCCCAGGCCGCGGCGTAGCGCTGCTGGCTCTGGAGCCCGTACTGGTCCTGGTCCTCGCGCGAGACGTGGTAGCGCTCGGCCACGATCTCGGCGGTCATCCCCATCGGGAAGTAGAGGCCCGGGAAGCGCTCCTGCGCGGCCTTGTTGACCATGCGCGTCGTGTTCTGGGTCCCGTCGGTCATCATGGTGATGGTCTCGACGCCGGCCCCGATGGCGACCTCCGCCCCCTCCTGGATGCGCTGCGCCGCCATCATGATCGCCTGCGAGCCCGAGGAGCAGAAGCGGTTCACCGTGGCGCCCGCTACCTCCTTCGGGAAGCCCGCCGCCATGGCGGCGATGCGCGCCATGTTCATGCCCTGGCAGCCTTCCGGGAAGCCCGTGCCGACGACCACGTCCTCGATCTCGGCCGCGTCCACGCCGGCCTTGGCCACGACGGACTTCAGCGTGTGCGCCAGGTAGTAGACGGGCTCGGTCATGTTGAACGAGCCGCGGCCGGCCTTGGCGAGGCCCGTGCGCACGCTCTCGACGATGACGACTTCGCGGGAGGGAAGGGGCATGAGGGGTCCTTTCGGGCGTTGCGGGAGGGCGGGAGCATACCAGCCGGCTCCGCCCCCGTCGCGGCCTCGACGGCCTTCCGGGCCCCGCCTAGATTCGCTGGGTGTCCGCGTCCGAGGCCACGACCAACGGCGTCCAGGTGGAGGCCGCCGCGCGCTTCTCGCCGGACCACTCGGCCGCGCACCTCGCGCAGTGGTTCTTCCTCTACACGATCCGGATCACGAACCTGAGCGACGAGACCGTGAAGCTCGTCGGGCGCCACTGGGTGATCACGGATGCCACCGGCAAGGTCGAGGAGGTACGCGGACCCGGGGTCGTCGGCGAGCAGCCCGTGCTCGAGCCCGGGGAGGCCTTCGAGTACACCTCGGGGTGTCCGCTCGGGACGCCCTTCGGCTTCATGCGCGGGTGCTACGAGATGCTGGCGCCCGCGAGCGGCCGCCGCTTCGAGGCCGAGGTGGCGCCCTTCGAGCTGCGCCAGCCCGCCTCGGTGCAGTGACGCTCAAGGTCGCGACGCTCAATCTCTGGCACGACCAGGGTCCCTGGCCGGCGCGCGCCGAGCGGATCCGCGCCTGGCTCGACGGGCTCGACCCGGACGTCGTCGGCTTCCAGGAGGCGCTGCGCGCGCCCGGCTTCGACCAGGTGGCGGAGCTGCTCGGCCCGCGCCTTCCCCACCGGGATTTCGGCTGCGCCGCGATCCTGCGCCGGGAGTCCGGCACCTTCGAGTTCGGTAACGCGG contains the following coding sequences:
- a CDS encoding nuclear transport factor 2 family protein encodes the protein MDHPNVQLARRLWDAIARGDADGVRAGLAPDLVWRATARGAPWSGEHQGVDTAIDMLARIGEATDVFDADLVDVLASDERVVILFRVHLAIGPRQLDLDYLMLGRVAGGVIRDVLTAPLDPEAIEAFWQEGTVR
- a CDS encoding inorganic phosphate transporter; protein product: MEPLLVAVIVAALFFDYTNGFHDAANAVATSISTRAVPPQLALAAAAVLNVVGALVSTHVAATLASGIVDPGSVTAPVMLGGLVGAIAWNLLTWWWAIPSSSSHCLIGGVAGAVLATAGADSVLWGGIVRKVLIPTVLAPAIGFAVGIALMVGILWLFRNAQPGPLMRRFRIAQLASASLMAFSHGSNDAQKTMGVITLALFAGGSIPDLEVPFWVKLACALVMGAGTYSGGKRIIRTLGMRLVKLTPAHGFAAETAASSVLLGTAWMGFPVSTTHVITTSVMGVGATERLSAVKWGLTRDIAAAWILTLPASALVGAAFAKLAVLLF
- a CDS encoding DUF47 family protein — protein: MLRRLLPKKPQFFDLFSQHAALAVQGAAMLAELLAKPDDAEEQATRIRAVEHEADAVCQTTMELLRSSFVTPIERGDIHDLASRLDDILDLVEEAARCVWLYEIHFSRPEALEMAQHLVDATHATKALVDALAQRVTPARAEELARAVKQVEKQNDRLLRSATARLFAEEQDAKTLIKWKEIYAQLEAAIDRCEDVANLIEGVVLENA
- a CDS encoding cyclase family protein: MRSGRTVGCARPLPTEPAADNERPVVHLMAGTASEGFGGDYFALAPHGFAVSHIDALCHIFHEGRLYNGYPIERVTAHGALALAIDALRDGVVSRGVLLDVPALRGVPWLEPGEAIGPGELERAEAAAGVRVEAGDVLLVRTGRWARRAARGAWNARERIAGLHASCLPWLFERRVAALGGDGVSDVVPSGIEGVPLPIHSVAIVAMGLHLLDNLDLDPLAEACREEQRHAFQLVVAPLVLARGTASPVNPIAIF
- a CDS encoding acetoacetate decarboxylase family protein; the protein is MPEPARYQIQGRTVTMPVQVRDASTGVATWLLPARAVQRLVPDAFEVATVLPGRTPFGIAVIDYRDNDLGDYHEVSITCFVRPRGAPRGLPWVGALRELVGGRLGTFIWKLPVDQSFTCEAGRTIWGFPKSVEEIDFRYESDRVRCRLVMEGEHALTLSLPRGGTRTLPDTETVTYTEIEGVAHRTRFTQGGSGTGIRLGGARLELGPHPVADALRSLGLPGPALMTIWTEHMHGRFDVPEKL
- a CDS encoding DUF3106 domain-containing protein, with the translated sequence MTRRSFLGLLATLLVAGPLRAAAQASSPAPSQDWDALAPEDRELLAPFAERWSTLPPERRERLLRGAERWRRMSPEQRARAQQRLERWRALPPERRERIRERFRRLREAPPEERERIRRRYRWFRDLPPERRQELRERWERLTPEQREQLRRRRERRTD
- a CDS encoding RNA polymerase sigma factor — protein: MERRADLERFLAGVERRAFRMARLATRDPDEALDLVQDAMTALVQRYSTRPEAEWRPLFYRILQNRIRDWARRRAFRAPFRGLLGRGDTPAPDPGAEAADPAGASPAELALRADAGRQLDAALQALPLRQRQAFLLRAWEGLDVAEAAHAMGCSTGSVKTHYFRAIQALRAHLGDGWGDGIR
- a CDS encoding crotonase/enoyl-CoA hydratase family protein is translated as MGVRCEIQDGVAILRMDDGKANAFSFAMLEELGAALDAAEKDARAVVLLGRPGRFSGGFDLAVMNEGGAATARLVTGGARLALRLFELPLPVVIGCTGHALAMGAVLLCAADLRIGAAGAFKIGLNEVAIGLALPAFAIELARERLAASHLQRATALAEIYDPDGAVAAGFLDRAVAPEQVEAAALEAAAALGALPGRAHALTKRALRRAAIERIRSGLG
- a CDS encoding thiolase family protein, which encodes MPLPSREVVIVESVRTGLAKAGRGSFNMTEPVYYLAHTLKSVVAKAGVDAAEIEDVVVGTGFPEGCQGMNMARIAAMAAGFPKEVAGATVNRFCSSGSQAIMMAAQRIQEGAEVAIGAGVETITMMTDGTQNTTRMVNKAAQERFPGLYFPMGMTAEIVAERYHVSREDQDQYGLQSQQRYAAAWDKGWVREEIVPMPVTRKVQKKGEEPYEEQATVDRDECNRPDTTIEGLRALKPAFKPDGTITAGNASQLSDGASATLLMSAERAKQLGLQPLGVYRGSAVAGCGPEEMGIGPIFAVPKLLKRHGLTMKDIDVVELNEAFASQLLHCQRVLEIPNEKLNPCGGSIAIGHPYGMTGSRLTGLLLRQLQRTGGRYGIVTMCVGGGQGFASLFERA
- the apaG gene encoding Co2+/Mg2+ efflux protein ApaG, producing the protein MSASEATTNGVQVEAAARFSPDHSAAHLAQWFFLYTIRITNLSDETVKLVGRHWVITDATGKVEEVRGPGVVGEQPVLEPGEAFEYTSGCPLGTPFGFMRGCYEMLAPASGRRFEAEVAPFELRQPASVQ